The following proteins come from a genomic window of Gossypium raimondii isolate GPD5lz chromosome 5, ASM2569854v1, whole genome shotgun sequence:
- the LOC128041089 gene encoding uncharacterized mitochondrial protein AtMg00810-like: MSYFLGMEVSQTQQGIFLCQKAFALKILNKFSMLNCKATSTPIVIREKLSSQGDFEKVCETTYRSLIGCLLYLTATRPDIMFVVSLLFRFMHCCNVKHLQVAKRVLRYIKGTLSFGIMFSKVDSMKLLGYADSDWVGSVDDMKSTSGYLFTLGSASFC; this comes from the coding sequence ATGTCCTACTTCCTTGGCATGGAAGTGTCTCAAACTCAGCAAGGGATCTTCCTATGTCAGAAGGCATTTGCCTTGAAGATTCTGAACAAATTCTCCATGCTGAACTGCAAGGCAACAAGCACACCAATTGTTATTCGAGAGAAGTTGTCAAGTCAAGGTGATTTCGAGAAGGTTTGTGAAACAACTTATAGGAGTTTGATTGGATGCCTACTCTATTTGACAGCCACTAGACCAGACATTATGTTTGTTGTAAGTCTACTATTTAGATTCATGCATTGCTGCAATGTAAAACATTTACAAGTTGCCAAAAGAGTTCTCAGGTACATCAAAGGTACACTAAGCTTTGGAATAATGTTCAGCAAAGTTGATAGCATGAAGCTACTTGGTTATGCTGATAGTGATTGGGTTGGATCAGTGGATGATATGAAGAGCACATCAGGGTATCTGTTTACCCTTGGTTCAGCCAGTTTTTGTTGA